A genomic segment from Nicotiana sylvestris chromosome 1, ASM39365v2, whole genome shotgun sequence encodes:
- the LOC138877766 gene encoding uncharacterized protein: MTMPHGQSQAQLSVMQVVKGIKKGEPTFVATITSLEEDKSFQETLLPCIEKLLEENKDVMPEELPKYLPSRREVDHKIELEPWAKPPAFAPYHMAPPELEELKKQLKELLDAGHIRPSKAPFGAPVLFQKKKDGSLRLCINYRALNKFVVVYNNTLEEHMEHLRKVFQVLRENELYIKREKCEFAKSKVHFLGHVIINGELRMDEAKARWQDFLAEFDYALEYKPRKGNVVADALSRKAELATITSMRWDIQEDIKEGMQHDPAARQLIELANKGKTRQF; the protein is encoded by the exons ATGACTATGCCACACGGACAGAGCCAAGCACAACTCTCAGTTATGCAGGTTGTCAAGGGGATCAAGAAGGGGGAGCCGACGTTCGTGGCAACCATCACAAGTCTGGAGGAAGATAAGAGTTTTCAAGAGACACTGCTGCCTTGCATAGAGAAGTTGCTTGaggaaaacaaagatgtcatgcCCGAGGAGTTACCTAAGTACTTGCCGTCTAGGCGAGaggtggatcacaagattgagttggagccatgggctaagccacccgcatttgccccatatcatatggcaccgcCCGAGCTGGAAGAGCTCAAGAAACAATTGAAAGAGTTGCTGGATGCTGGTCATATTCGCCCATCAAAGGCACCTTTCGGCGCACCAGTATTGttccagaagaagaaggatggatcgctGCGCTTGTGCATAAACTACCGAGCACTTaataag TTTGTGGTAGTCTACAACAACACCTTGGAGGAACACATGGAgcacttaaggaaggttttccaagtcttgcGGGAGAACGAGCTATACATCAAGAGAGAGAAGTGCGAGTTTGCAAaatcaaaggtgcacttcttgggccatgtcattatCAATGGAGAGCTACGCATGGATGAGGCTAAG GCTAGGTGGCAGGATTTCTTAGCCGAGTTTGATTATGCGCTGGAGTATAAGCCGAGAAAAGGTAATgttgtagccgatgccttgagtcggaAAGCCGAGCTTGCTACAATCACTTCAATGAGATGGGACATTCAGGAGGATATAAAAGAAGGCATGCAGCATGATCCAGCAGCCAGACAGCTTATCGAGTTAGCTAACAAAGGCAAAACGAGACAGTTTTAG